GTCGGCCGAGGTCACCGGTGCGCAACCAGCCGCCCGCGGTGTTGAGCGGGCTGTTGACCCACAGCTCGCCGACTTCGCCCGTCTCGACGTCGGCGCCGGTGGTGGGGTCGACCACGCGCACCTCGACCCCGGGCAGCGGCCGGCCCACCGAACCGGCGCGGGCCGGATCGTGGTGGTCCTCGGGCAACAGCTGCGCGTAGGTGCCCAGGGTTTCGGTCTGACCGAACACGTTGGTGAAACCCACGTGCGGCAGCGCGGCGACTGCCTTGCGCATCAACGTGATTGGTGCGGCGGCCGCCCCGTAGGTGATGGCGGCCAGTGAGGAGAGATCGGTGGCGGCGAAGTCGGGGTGCTCCAGGATTCGGTGCAGCATTGTCGGCACCAGGAACATGCCGGTCACCCGGTGTTCGGCGACCAGCCGTAACCATTCGCCGGCGTCGAACCGGCGCTGCACCACCAGGGTGTTGCCCGAGTACAGGCTGGCCAGCAACCCCAGGGCACCGCCCACGTGAAAGTAGGGGACGCACATCATCACCGCGGCGGGCGGCGTGTCCGGCGAGAACGGCTGCGATGTTCTGACCAGCCGCGCGGCGAGTTGGCGGCCGCCGATCGCGACCGTCTTGGGCAGCCCGGTGGTGCCGCTGGTGAACAGGACCATCGCGGGCTGGTCATCGAGACGGTCGGTGAGAAGCGGGATTTCGGGATGCAGCTCGCCGAGCAACTCGACATCGGTGAGCACGGTGGGCACCGTCGCTTCGCGCACCCGCTCCGCGTAGGCCTGCCCCGCCACCGCCGTGTCGGCGCATCCGGCGTTGGCGAGCAGGGCTTGCAGCTCGTGCGGGGTGAGGGCGGGATTCATCAGCGTGGCGGTGGCGCCGAGACGGGCCGCACCCAGCAGCGCGGCAATCGACAGCGGGCTGGCGGTGTCGATGACGGCGACCCGGTCACCGGCCACCACGCCGTGCGCGGCCAGGCCGGCGGCGCAAGCGCGGACGGCCTCGCCGAGCTCCCCGTAGCCGACGCGACGTTCGTCGATGATCAGGGCGGTCCGCTGCGGATCGCGTGCGGCGGCGTCGTCGATGAGCGTGCCGAGGTTCATGATCGTCTAGTAAAGCGGTGACCAGGTCGACGTCCGCAGCAGCCTGCTGGTCCATTGATCGCGCAGGTCCAACGCGTCGTGCAGCCAGGTACCTGGGGTGCGGTATTCGGCCGGGACGTGGGTGCGCAGCAGGTCGAGCAACGCTTCGGGCCGGCTGATCCGCTGCATCAGGATCACCTCCCGGCGCAGGTGGCTGCCGAGGGCGGGCTGGAACGAGGCGTGCATGGTCAGCATGGACGACGGCTGCTCGAGAGTGCGCGCGTACACCTCGCCGCACCGGACGATGTATTCCTCGAACTTGTCCTCGTAGGGCCACATGGTGTCTTCCATGTAGAGGCTGACGTCGTGTTCGCGCCCGTCGACGGGGATTTCGTCGAAGGACACGTCTTGCATCGGCGACCAGGCGAGCGGCACCATCAACTTGGCGTCCACGGTGTGGCGCAGTTCGTCGGTGTGATGCATCCAGTCGCGCAGATCGCCGTGCTGGACGCGTTTGGTCAGCCGCTCCCAGGCGGCTCCGTCGCGAACCGCGGTCACGGTGATGACGGTGTAGGCCGGGCCGCTGCCCTGCGCCTGATTGGTGTACCAGAGCAACCGGGCTTCGTCGCCGGCCGCCAGCGTGGGCATCCAGCCCTCCCGGAACGCGGCTTCGAACTCGTCCTCGGACCGCCCGCGCACCGTATGAACCTCGTGCATGAACAGCAACGCCACAACCTCCCACGGCGCGGCAGCCCGAACGCCTTATCTGCAAGTTTGTCTGGGACGTTAACCGGAGGGCTCCTAACTGTCCAAACCGCGGTCTGCGCCATCGGCTATCCGGCTGTCCACTCCCGCCACCCTGGGTCGGTGGCCTTCCCGCCGGAGGACCCGTGAATGGGTAAACGTGACCACCGGGCACGTTTTGTCGCAAATGCAGAGATCCGGCAGCCGAAATGCGATTCTGGAATGGTGCTACGGTAAGAAAGTTTTAGACCCAGTAAAATTCTAGCCATTTTACATTTTGGTTCTAGAACCACTTTCAGTGGAATAGTCGTCGACAATTTGTTATTTTCGCTGCGAGCTGCCGGCCGTCCGACATAGCGGCGAATAGGCGCAATTCAAATCAAAGAACGGCGAGGAATCGGCATGGCGACAATATCCTCCTTTCGCTCCAGGCCACGTCAGCGCGGAGGCCTTCCGCGAGCATCGGCGCCACGAATCACCGGTCACGAATTCTTCGAGTCGGATTCGCTGCCCGCAGCGCGGCTCTCCGAGATATTCGATTCCATTTATGAGGTCTACCGCGCCACGATGTACGGCCACACCCGCGAACAATTCGAACAGCACCTGCTGGCCGACGGCAACCTGCATCTCGCGCTCTACTACGGCTCCGGCGGCGAGATCGCCGGGTTCGCGTTCGTCGGAATTCAGTGCGTCGAACACGACGGCAAAACCGTCGCGGCGTTTTCCGGGGGCGGATTCTTTCGGCCGGGCTACCGGGACTGTGGCGTGCCTACCATGCGCTACTGCCTGCGCGAAGCGTTGCGATTCAAGCTGCGCCATCCCGGTGTGCCACTGGGCTACCTGGCCCGCACCTCGTCACCGGTCGCCTACCATCTGTTCGTCCGGACGCTGCCGCTGGTGTATCCCAGCCCCGCCCGGCCAACCCCGCCCGGTATCGACGCGTTGGTGCGCAAGTTGAGCGCAAGCCGCGGCTATAGCTTTATCGGCGACGACACGTGGATCGTGCGATCCGACGCCATCCCTCGCGACGCCTCCCGGATGCGCCGGCTCGAGGGCCATCCCAACGTGCGTTACTACTGCGCGCTGAACCCCAACTACTCCGTCGGTGAGGCGCTGCTGGTGTGGATGCCGCTGGGTGCCGCGACCATTGCGGGAGGCATATTTCGCCAACTGCGCCTGCTGGTGCGGCGATGAGCGTCGGCCGCGCGACCCTGGGCGGGCGGCCGCTGCTGGTGGCCATGGTTGCCGGGGCGTCGTATGGGAGCTGGGCGGCCGTGGTCAATCACGGCGCCGGGCTTGCGGCGGCACTGCGGGCTGCCGCGACGCAGATGTCGATGAGCGTGGTCGCGTCGTTCGCGCTGCAGCTGCTGCTCACCCGGCTGTTCTTCTGGGCGCGCACACCCGGTCGAGGTTTCTGGTTGTCCTCCATGGGCACGTCGACGCTGGCCGCGGCGGTGCTGACGGCCGGGCACGCGGTGAACGGGACACCGCACCTCGCAGCGACGCTCGCGCCGTCGTTGGTCATTGGAACCACGTTCTGCTTCGGCTATGCGCGCGCTCTGCTGGCTCGCGAGCGGGCGACGTCAGGGAACTGAACGCTGTTCGGTCCGCTGCGGGCGATACTGCGGTCTGGGCGGACCATCGCGGCCGTTAGCCGCGGCCGGCGGACTTCGATGACGGACGGAGCGGGCAGCCGGTACCCGGGATGCGCGCTCAGTGGCGATCCGGGTGAGCGGGATTGCGCGGGCAGGTACCCTTTTTAGTTATGGGTTCTAAGGAAAATGCGCGTACCGCTGTGCGCTTCGGCGCCGCGGCGCTGCTCGCCGCTGGTTGGGTCGCCTCGGCCGGTGTCGCCGCCGCCGATCCGGAGCCGTCACCGCCCCCCGCTCCGGCGGGACCTCCGGCGGGACCTGCGCCCGCGGGATCTCCCGCGCCGGCGGGTGCGCCCAAGACGACCATCGACCACGACGGCACCTACCTGGTCGGCAAGGACATCGTGCCGGGCGTGTACAGCACGGCGGGGCCCGTCGGCAACGGCACTTGCTACTGGAAGCGAACCGGCAACCCGGACGGCGCGCTGGTCGACAACGCAATGACCAAAAAGCCCCAGATCGTCCAGATTGAGCCCACCGACAAGGCATTCAAGACCAGCGGTTGCCAGCCGTGGCAGCCGTCGACCGAAGCGCCACCGCAGGAAGCCTCCCCCGCACAGGTGCAGGGAACTCTCGGCATCCTCAACGGATTGCTTGGCGGCGCCGGTCCACGCCCGTCCAACTAATCGCGGGCACTTCGGGGAAAGTCAGGCCGGCGGGGCCAGCGCGGACTCGACGGTGGTGTACATCGGCAGCAGGCGACGCAGTCCGCACGCGGCAATAGTGCGCGCCACAATCGGCTGACTGCTGACCAGTCGCAGATTCACGCCGCGACGCCGGCAGCGCACCGATTCTTGCGCCAACACCGCGTAGGCACAGGAGCCGAGGAATTCGAGCTCGCGGATGTCGATGACGAACGGGCCCGGCGCGATGGCGATGGCTGCGCTCTTGTTCATCAGACGCTGCCAGATGACCTCGTTGCTGGCGTCGATCTCACCGCCGACATGAACGACGACTGCCGAGCCGGTGCATTCGGTGACCGCCCGCAGCGTGCCGTTCGGATCGCTGATCTGCGAATCGAGTCGCGTGCTCGCGGAAGCGGGAGCAGATCCGATCGCGACAGTCTTCATCGTTCGCAGTGTCCCGTCGTCGTCTTGTTAGGGCCGCCGCCGGTCCGAGGCGGCTAAGTGTCGTCTGCCGAGTGACAGCGTAAATGTCTGCCGGTCCCGGCGAGGGGTTTCGTGATTACGGGCGTTAATCAGCATATGTCTAACAGCCGCGGCGGCCTAGGTGTGTGACCGGAATTTCCGGCGTGCCGGCCGCCCGGCTGCGACCGGACCGACCGGCCTGCCTTACCGCGTCGCGCGCTGGGCCCGCCGGGTCAGCAGCGACAGCAACCAGCTGACGATCGACAACAGGATCGCCGCCCAGATCGCGGTCCACCAGAAGTGGTCGATCTGCAGTCCCCAGTGGGTGGTGTGCTCGGTGATCCGGGCGGTGATCCACAACATGAACGCGTTGACGACGATGTGGAACAGGCCGAGGGTCAGGATGTACATCGGAATCGACAGGATCTGCACGATCGGCTTGACGATCGCATTGACGAACCCGAAGAGCACCGCGACGACGAAGATGATGGCGACCCGCTGCAGCGTCGTCTCACCACCGACGAAGCGCAGTCCGTGCACGAACAGGGTCACCACCCACAACGCGAGCCCGGTCAGCGCGGCACGCAACAGAAAAGCCGTCATGCGCAGATCCTGCCACCTAATCGAGTCCGTAGAAACGCATCGCGTTCAACGCGCCGATCTTTTCTCTCGAGCTTTCGTTCAGGTCGACTCGAGTCCGTAGCGGTCGGGTGCTTTCCGGCCATTCCCCGTCCCAGTGCGGGTAGTCGCTGGCGAACATGATGAAGTCGTCGCCGAGCACGTCGACCACCCCGGGCAGGATCGCCTCCTCCGGTTCGCAGGTCACCCAGATGTTGCCGGCGGTCAGATACTCATGCGGATCGCGTCGCCAGCCCCGCTCGATCCATCCGCCCCGCTTCTCGTAGTGCTCGTGCAGCCGATCCATGAAAAACGGAACCCAACCGGCGCCCGCCTCCAGGAAAGCGACCCGCAAGCCGGGATGACGCTCGAACACACCACCTGACACCAGCGCCGTCATCGCCGTCAGCTGGTCGAACGGGAAACTCACGCAGTGCACCTGGATGTAGTTGGTGAACCGGTCCACCCCGATCTTCGGCAGGTGCATCCCGGGGGCACCATGGATTCCCAGCGGCATGTCCAATTCGACGGCGGCGGCGTAGAACTCGTCGAGGTCGGGATGGTCGAGATTGCGGGTCCGCAGCGCCGGCGGCAGGTGTGTGGCGACCAATCCGAGATCTTTCGCCTCGGCCATGACGTCGATGGCGATGCTGCCGTGTTCGATCGGTGTCGCCGCCACGCCCCGCAGCCGGCCGCCGGTCGGTGCGCAGAAATCGGCGATCCACTGGTTGTAGAGCCGCGCGAAACCCGCCGCGAAGTCAGGGTCCTGCAGCGTGGGTACACACAGCCCGAGGCTGGGATAGAGCACCATCGTGTCGAGGTGGTCTCGGTCGGCGTCCTCGAGCATCCCCGCCGCCGTCGCGCACTGCAGGCCGGGCGCATCGGTGAGACCGTGCTCGACCGGGCAGCCGGCGCCGGGACCCCGGTCTTCGGGATAGTTGCGCCCTTCGATCACCAACCGCGGCCGGGCACCGGCGCTGAGTTGCACATGATCGGGCCAACGCCGCAGTGCTTCGGCCGCCAGCGTCGGGTTCTCGGCTACATGCCCGTCGGCGTCGACGATCCGCATAATCCGGAACATACTCGCGGTGCGTCAAACTCGCGGTAGCGCTGCGGGTCCGGCACGATTCACACGTGACACGACAGCGGCTGACCAGTGACCAGCGCAATTCGTTCATCGCGGCGTTTCTGGGCTGGACCATGGACGCCTTCGACTATTTCATCGTCGTGCTCGTCTATCAGGACATCGCCCAGACGTTCCACCGCAGCAAGACCGAGGTCGCATTCGTCACGACGGCCACCCTCGTGATGCGGCCGGTCGGCGCACTGCTGTTCGGATTGTGGGCAGACCGGGTCGGCCGGCGGCTGCCGTTGATGGTCGACGTCGCGTTCTACTCGATCGTCGGATTCCTGTGCGCGTTCGCGCCCAACTTCACCGTGCTGGTGATCCTGCGTCTGCTCTACGGCATCGGCATGGGTGGCGAGTGGGGGTTGGGTGCCGCGCTGGCCATGGAGAAGGTGCCCACCGAGCGGCGCGGCTTCTTCTCCGGACTGCTGCAGGAGGGCTACTCGTTCGGCTACCTGCTGGCCACCGTGGCGTCGCTGGTGGTGATGGACCTCTTCGGCCTGTCGTGGCGCTGGCTGTTCGCGCTGAGCATCATCCCGGCGCTGGTCAGCCTGATCATCCGCTACCGCGTCGAGGAATCCGAGGTGTGGGAGGCCGCCCAGGACCGGATGCGGCTGACCAAGACCAGGGTGCGCGACGTGCTACGCGACGCGAAGGTCATCCGGCGGTTCTTCTATCTGGTGCTGTTGATGACCGCGTTCAACTGGATGAGCCACGGCACCCAGGACGTCTACCCCACTTTCCTGAAAGCGACCACCGATGGCGGCGCGGCGTTGTCCAGCCCTACCGCCCGGTGGATCGTGGTGGGCTACAACGTCGGCGCCATCGTCGGCGGCCTCGTGTTCGGCACGCTGTCGCAGCGATTCGGGCGTCGCTACACCATCGTGTTCTGTGCGGTCCTGGCGCTGCCGATCGTGCCGGTGTTCGCCTATTCGCGGACCGCCGCGATGCTGTGCCTCGGCTCGTTCCTGATGCAGCTATTCGTGCAGGGCGCCTGGGGCGTAATCCCGGCGCACCTCACCGAGATGTCGCCGGATGCGATCCGCGGTCTGTATCCCGGAGTGACTTATCAGCTGGGAAACCTGTTGGCGGCGTTCAACTTACCGATCCAGGAACACCTGGCCGCGACCCACGGCTACCCGTTCGCGCTGGCGGCGACGATCGTGCCGGTGCTGACGATGGTGGCGTTGTTGACGTTCATCGGCAAAGACGCCACCGGGATCAAGTTCGGCAGCGCCGAAAGTTCTTTTCTGCCGGTGGAAGCGTCCTGAGCTAGGGCCCACTCAGCGCGCGCAGCAACATGTGCATGGCCACCGTGGTCGAACGCTCCCGAACGTCGGAGCGGTTTCCGGGCAGCCTGATGGTCCGCGTATCACCGCCGCCCTGCGCGGAGG
The nucleotide sequence above comes from Mycobacterium kiyosense. Encoded proteins:
- a CDS encoding AMP-dependent ligase translates to MNLGTLIDDAAARDPQRTALIIDERRVGYGELGEAVRACAAGLAAHGVVAGDRVAVIDTASPLSIAALLGAARLGATATLMNPALTPHELQALLANAGCADTAVAGQAYAERVREATVPTVLTDVELLGELHPEIPLLTDRLDDQPAMVLFTSGTTGLPKTVAIGGRQLAARLVRTSQPFSPDTPPAAVMMCVPYFHVGGALGLLASLYSGNTLVVQRRFDAGEWLRLVAEHRVTGMFLVPTMLHRILEHPDFAATDLSSLAAITYGAAAAPITLMRKAVAALPHVGFTNVFGQTETLGTYAQLLPEDHHDPARAGSVGRPLPGVEVRVVDPTTGADVETGEVGELWVNSPLNTAGGWLRTGDLGRQDPDGYLYPCGRLRDTINRGGEKFGPIEVEEALRSHPAVRDVAVAGIPDEELGQRVGAAVVTRMPVTLDELRSHCRESIAYFKLPERLAIVDDIPYSATGKVDRGRIATLITEHR
- the nanT gene encoding MFS transporter, with translation MTRQRLTSDQRNSFIAAFLGWTMDAFDYFIVVLVYQDIAQTFHRSKTEVAFVTTATLVMRPVGALLFGLWADRVGRRLPLMVDVAFYSIVGFLCAFAPNFTVLVILRLLYGIGMGGEWGLGAALAMEKVPTERRGFFSGLLQEGYSFGYLLATVASLVVMDLFGLSWRWLFALSIIPALVSLIIRYRVEESEVWEAAQDRMRLTKTRVRDVLRDAKVIRRFFYLVLLMTAFNWMSHGTQDVYPTFLKATTDGGAALSSPTARWIVVGYNVGAIVGGLVFGTLSQRFGRRYTIVFCAVLALPIVPVFAYSRTAAMLCLGSFLMQLFVQGAWGVIPAHLTEMSPDAIRGLYPGVTYQLGNLLAAFNLPIQEHLAATHGYPFALAATIVPVLTMVALLTFIGKDATGIKFGSAESSFLPVEAS
- a CDS encoding anti-sigma factor antagonist; its protein translation is MKTVAIGSAPASASTRLDSQISDPNGTLRAVTECTGSAVVVHVGGEIDASNEVIWQRLMNKSAAIAIAPGPFVIDIRELEFLGSCAYAVLAQESVRCRRRGVNLRLVSSQPIVARTIAACGLRRLLPMYTTVESALAPPA
- a CDS encoding membrane protein — encoded protein: MTAFLLRAALTGLALWVVTLFVHGLRFVGGETTLQRVAIIFVVAVLFGFVNAIVKPIVQILSIPMYILTLGLFHIVVNAFMLWITARITEHTTHWGLQIDHFWWTAIWAAILLSIVSWLLSLLTRRAQRATR